One genomic window of Pungitius pungitius chromosome 11, fPunPun2.1, whole genome shotgun sequence includes the following:
- the LOC119197262 gene encoding T-cell surface glycoprotein CD4-like, translating to MKTIVLFGFALGALCAASKTVLINPGEKVTLECGVDTFTSLLEWHHRDDLIYQVHGQSGFRRKGKVDIVQRAKLKMNTKLEIDKVKEQDAGKFFCKADQQRREQTLLVVTVRVSPHNDLQLGSEATLHCGVKGPDRDPAVQWVRPDGSPHSGSLKSVDHSDAGTWGCTFSHDGDPYRWNLTIKIKEPAPEVAPSPSRSPTDDVRPTCPDCVRSAVTPPAPGSPLGLSWWVWVAVGLGFLVMVLLVVIVIVLCNRIKRKKRKFQTMKNGQQLKPKKYCQCNCPAAAAKTRQGRRREKQPAPPLQPLLML from the exons atgaaaacaatcgtGTTGTTTGGGTTTG CGCTTGGTGCACTTTGTGCCGCAAGCAAAACAGTTCTCATAAATCCCGGGGAGAAGGTCACCTTGGAGTGTGGGGTCGACACCTTCACTTCCCTGCTGGAGTGGCATCATAGAGACGACCTGATATACCAAGTTCATGGGCAGTCCGGCTTCCGTCGCAAAG GGAAAGTTGATATTGTCCAAAGGGCGAAGTTGAAGATGAATACAAAGCTAGAGATCGATAAAGTGAAGGAACAAGATGCCGGAAAGTTCTTTTGCAAAGCAGATCAGCAACGTCGAGAACAAACACTTCTTGTGGTCACAG TCCGGGTCAGCCCACACAATGACCTCCAGCTGGGCAGTGAGGCCACGCTCCACTGTGGGGTAAAGGGTCCCGACCGAGACCCTGCAGTGCAGTGGGTGAGACCAGATGGAAGTCCACACTCAGGGTCACTCAAATCTGTCGACCACTCCGATGCAGGGACCTGGGGGTGTACGTTCTCCCACGACGGGGACCCGTACAGATGGAACCTGACCATCAAAATTAAAG AACCTGCTCCTGAAGTTGCACCATCCCCTTCCCGAAGCCCAACGGACGACGTGCGGCCAACCTGCCCCGACTGCGTTCGCTCGG CTGTCACTCCCCCTGCACCTGGGAGTCCGCTGGGCCTCAGCTGGTGGGTTTGGGTCGCCGTTGGACTAGGCTTCCTGGTTATGGTTCTCCTCGTGGTCATCGTCATTGTCCTGTGCAACAGGATCAAAAGAAAGAAG AGAAAATTTCAAACGATGAAGAATGGACAGCAACTGAAGCCGAAGAAGTACTGCCAGTGTAACTG cccagcagctgcagcaaaaACGCGGCAAGGACGCCGGCGAGAGAAGCAACCAGCTCCCCCTCTGCAACCCCTGCTAATGCTGTGA